One part of the Thermodesulfobacteriota bacterium genome encodes these proteins:
- a CDS encoding PAS domain S-box protein, with protein MSQSLLQAVVDNTDNAILVLDAGRRVAFYNRLFSRLWGFSPEFLDTGPTIDELLRDACARGLYPPDQADELIRRRLELLQGREPRTVIDTPRLDGVIVEGYATALPDGGYLLTYRDVTQRRTAEDAIRQQMEFTRNLLQSLPVATFVVDREHLVRFWNRACEELTGMLAGDMVGTDEQWKPFYPSPRPCLADLVIGGESHRLAELYPVWGRSRLGADALHAEGWYDQLGGRRRYIVFDAAPIRGAEGEIVAAVETIQDFTSHQRAKEELAFLARAVDQAVEAVFIADVKFRVQYVNPAGQRVTGHGLQEFLGRDLRGVLREGQEGHSPEQLEEAIGRAQAWSGVMRHRHKDGSWRQAEFSLSPLCDEAGAVVNWVALLHDVTRQADLEHHLALSQKLTAIGTLAGGIAHDFNNLLTAILGYAEMAQDAVEPGGPAARDLGRVLQAGERARDLVAQILAFSRQESQVRRPVALADLVIETLDFLAASSPSSVDLRGPARKPDYVVFGDPTQLQQVILNLCTNAVQAVGDRAGRVEVTLEAREVGRAEDGPLHHLEPGPYVVLRVADTGCGVPPEVLSRIFDPFFTTKAVGQGTGMGLSVVHGIVSSHGGCVEARSVPGQGSRFSVYLPRVEAGAEKDAVCPDGATLWGCGRVLVVDDDPLVAELLEDMVGGFGYECRAALGGAEALELLRSDPARFDLLVTDRAMPRVTGEDLAREALTLRPELPIILVTGFSDAPARERLEALGVREVIQKPIRRSQLAEALGRALGSGKPGTERG; from the coding sequence GCTCGAACTTTTGCAGGGCCGCGAGCCCCGAACCGTGATCGACACCCCCCGTCTCGACGGCGTCATCGTCGAGGGGTACGCCACCGCCCTGCCCGACGGGGGGTACCTTCTCACCTATCGCGACGTCACCCAGCGCCGGACCGCCGAGGATGCCATCCGGCAGCAGATGGAGTTCACCCGCAACCTCCTCCAGAGCCTGCCCGTGGCCACCTTCGTGGTGGACCGGGAACACCTGGTGCGGTTCTGGAACCGCGCCTGCGAGGAGCTCACCGGCATGCTGGCGGGCGACATGGTGGGGACCGACGAACAGTGGAAGCCCTTCTACCCGTCGCCCCGCCCCTGCCTGGCGGATCTGGTCATCGGCGGGGAGTCTCACCGCCTCGCCGAGCTCTACCCCGTCTGGGGCCGCTCGCGCCTGGGGGCCGACGCACTCCATGCCGAGGGGTGGTACGACCAACTGGGAGGCAGGCGCCGGTACATCGTGTTCGACGCCGCTCCCATCCGGGGGGCCGAGGGGGAGATCGTCGCCGCGGTGGAGACAATCCAGGACTTCACCTCCCATCAACGGGCAAAGGAGGAGCTGGCCTTCCTGGCCCGGGCGGTAGACCAGGCGGTGGAGGCCGTCTTCATCGCAGACGTGAAGTTTCGGGTCCAGTACGTCAATCCCGCGGGCCAGCGCGTCACCGGCCACGGCCTCCAGGAGTTCCTCGGAAGAGACCTTCGCGGCGTTCTGCGGGAGGGGCAGGAGGGACATTCCCCGGAGCAGTTGGAGGAGGCCATCGGGCGGGCCCAGGCGTGGAGCGGCGTGATGCGCCACCGCCACAAGGACGGCTCCTGGCGTCAGGCCGAGTTTTCGCTCTCTCCCCTGTGCGACGAAGCGGGGGCGGTGGTCAACTGGGTGGCCCTGCTCCACGACGTGACCCGCCAGGCCGACCTGGAGCACCACCTGGCCCTCTCCCAGAAGCTCACGGCCATCGGCACCCTGGCGGGCGGCATCGCCCACGACTTCAACAACCTCCTGACGGCGATCCTCGGGTACGCCGAGATGGCCCAGGACGCGGTGGAGCCCGGTGGACCGGCGGCCCGCGACCTGGGCCGGGTGCTCCAGGCCGGCGAAAGGGCGCGGGACCTCGTGGCCCAGATCCTGGCCTTCAGCCGCCAGGAGTCGCAGGTACGCCGCCCCGTGGCGCTCGCAGACCTGGTGATCGAGACCCTGGACTTCCTGGCGGCGTCGTCCCCCTCGTCGGTAGACCTTCGCGGCCCCGCCCGAAAGCCCGACTACGTGGTGTTCGGGGACCCCACCCAACTCCAGCAGGTGATCCTCAACCTGTGCACCAACGCGGTGCAGGCCGTGGGAGACCGGGCGGGCCGGGTGGAGGTGACGCTGGAGGCGCGGGAGGTGGGGCGGGCGGAGGATGGGCCGCTCCATCACCTGGAGCCCGGGCCGTATGTGGTGCTGCGGGTGGCAGACACGGGGTGCGGGGTGCCGCCGGAGGTGTTGTCCCGCATCTTCGACCCGTTCTTCACGACCAAGGCCGTGGGGCAGGGCACGGGCATGGGGCTCTCGGTCGTCCACGGCATCGTCTCCTCCCACGGCGGGTGCGTGGAGGCGAGGAGCGTTCCGGGGCAGGGGAGCCGGTTTTCCGTGTACCTTCCCCGGGTCGAGGCCGGGGCTGAGAAGGATGCGGTCTGCCCCGACGGTGCTACCCTGTGGGGCTGCGGGCGCGTGCTCGTGGTGGACGACGACCCGTTGGTAGCCGAGCTACTGGAGGACATGGTCGGCGGGTTCGGCTACGAGTGCCGGGCGGCCCTGGGAGGCGCCGAGGCGCTGGAGCTCTTGCGCAGCGACCCGGCACGCTTCGACCTTCTGGTCACCGACCGTGCGATGCCCCGGGTCACCGGAGAGGATCTGGCACGAGAGGCGCTCACCCTGCGCCCGGAACTGCCCATCATCCTGGTCACGGGGTTCAGCGATGCCCCGGCCCGGGAGCGGCTGGAGGCCCTGGGGGTGCGAGAAGTCATCCAAAAGCCCATCCGGCGTTCCCAGCTTGCCGAGGCCCTGGGCCGCGCACTCGGCTCGGGGAAGCCGGGGACAGAAAGGGGATAG